The genomic region AAAATAGTCCGCAGGAAGCCGCACCAAGATGAAGGGGATGGCGATAAGCGTGCCGACGAAGAATATCAGCGAGAGGACCGTCAACGCGATCAAGGTATCGGTCGAGACGACCTGCTCCACCGTCGAAAGGAGCCAATCCATGGGGTCGGCATCCTAACACGCGACCTACAGGCACTCAAGCCGAGAACCTCGCGGGCACCCGTGTTTACTGCGTGACACATGAACGCTATAATTCGTGCATGTCGATCTTCGCGCGCACTCAGAGCCGGCCGTGGTCCTTCCCGGCGCTGCTGCTGGCTCTTCTGACCGTCTTTCTTGCGCCCATGCCGGCGCTCGCCGGATCCGATGACCTCCGAATCGAAATCACGAAGAAAGGCCTCGGCAAGGAAGTCGTCATCACCCAGGGAACTCGCGAGTGGTACATGCTGGTCGAGGTCACGCCGGAAAACACCGTGGTGGTTAGACAGGAAAAGGAGCAGGACCGGTATCTGGTGGATGAAAGCGAAACACACGACCGCCCCCTCGCTCCGATCGAGGTCGACGGCGCGATCACCGATTACATCAACAGCGTGAAGACGCGGGTGCACAAGAGGTAGCCCCGCCTGCAACAGGCGTTGTGGCCGGAGATAAAGCCATCCGGCTCAGCGGCTCTTGGTCACTCCCGTCCGATCACAATAATCAGTCAACTTGCATCGGCTGCAAAAAGGCGACATCGGTTGGCAGAGATTCTGTCCGTAGGGAACCAGCAAGTCGTTGAGCGTAATCCAATACGGCTTCGGCAGCTTGTGGCGCAGCGCCTGCTCGGTCTCCTCGGGCGTGCGCGTCTTCACATAGCCCCAGCGATTGGCAATGCGATGGACATGGATGTCCACGCAAATCCCCGGCTTTCGATATCCCACCGTCACCACGAGATTGGCCGTCTTGCGTCCCACGCCGGACAGCGTCAGCAGTTCGTCGATGGAATCGGGAACGGTTCCCCCGTAGACGTCGATGAGACGGCGGCAGATGAGACGAATCGATTTGGCCTTCGTACGATAGAATCCCACCGGGTAAATGGCCTGTTGGATCTTCGCCAGTGGAAGGGACAGCATGGCGGCAGGAGTATGGGCAAGGGCGAACAAGCGTCCGCTAGCCTCGCCGGTGGTCTTGTCCTTGGTACGCAGGCTCAGGAGACAGGAGATTAAAATGCGGAAAGGGTCACGGTCCGATTCGCGCGCTACCACGCCCACGACCGGCTCCTGCCATTGGCGCACTTCGCGCCTGACAAGGGCGATCGCCTCATGGATTTGGTCCTGGCGCATCCGAAACAGGAAGGAACGGGACGGCAGACCTGATCAGGACATGAAGGAAGAAGTGTCTATTCCGGCTTCCGCTTCGACAACCACTTTTGCCGGCGCCGTTGCGCTTCGCGTTGCTTGGCTTTCTTCCTGACGCTCGGCTTCTCGTAGTAACGCCGCCGCTTCAGTTCCCGGAAAAGCCCTTCACCTGCGAGCTTCTTCTTGGCGACCTTGAGGGCCTTTTCAACGTTGTTATTGAAGACCTTGATTTCCATTCGCGTCGCTTCTGTGCTTTCTCAGGCCGTGCCTGTGCTGATTTTTCCTTAATGACAGACCGATCAGGCGGCGGAGTGTAGCACAGCCTCCTCAGTTCCTCAAGGCAGATTGCAGTCCGGCGCATTGCAGCCTCAATTTGCCCTATAAACATCCGATTTATTTGATGTTTAATGTTCTCTCCCGCAATATGAAGACTGGCTTCTGCCGCAGCGAGACAAAGGATAATCCCGACGGTCGAATCGGCTTGCACCCTCTGCTTGACGTGTTGCCGGCCGATGTAAAGCCATTTCCCAGCCCGTCCCGTCAGCTCGGCAATCTGCAAGGGAATCTGCGTTGCACGATGCAGCGCCTGAGCCAGTCGAGCGGGGCGTCGCGAGTCGGATGCCGGAAGTCTTGAAGCCTCAAGATACTCCCCATAGGCAACCCCGTCCGCCTGCGCCAATCTTCCAAGCCGTTCGGCAATGGAAGCGAGGCGCGCCGTCTCGCCGCGCCGACGGCTCAAGCGCGCGCCCATGATTCCCAGCGAGACGGCACAGGAGGCGACCAGAGCCGATACCGAAGCCCCGGCCGGGCTGGGTGTCGCGGCCGCAATCGCGTCCAAGAGTTGGCCGACGGAGAGGGCACGCAGGTCCCTCGCCGGCTGATGGCGTGCGATCGTGACCGAGCCCTGGGAGGCTTCCAAGGCCGATTCGATTTTCTTTTCCAGGATGAGCGAACGATCAAACGATTCGAGGCGAAGGGCATCGGCAGCCGCATCGACCAGCGCCGCCTGGGGGACCAACCCTACGATCTCACTGTCAGCGACGGCCACCCCGTGTAAGGAGGCCAAGGCCTGCACGGCTTCGAACACGGCGTGGACGGGTGTCACGCGATAGTCGGTCAGATTCATGGCCACCTGCACCATGCCGCGGCTGGACAGTTCGACCCCGATCGCCTTCACATGCGACATGCCTCCGTTCGATTCGCGGATCGTCCGGGCAATCGACCGGGAGACTTCGAGATCCCCCGACTGCAGATTGACGTTGAAGGCGATCAACGGAGGCCTGGCCCCGATCACCACCGCTCCCGCGGTCCGATGCAGCGTGGCGGGGCCGAAATCAGGACGCCACCGGCGATCGGACCGCATCCGACGCGCCAACCCTTCCAAGCCCCCGCGCCGCACGGATTCCAGCGGCGCACGGTCCGGTCCGGCGGCCGCTTGCTCATAGAGAAATACCGGGATCTCCAACTGTCTTCCCACGCGTTCCCCGAGACGCCGGGCCAGCCGCACACAATCATGGGCCGTGACACCCTTGGCCGGCACAAAGGGCACGACGTCCGTGGCGCCGATTCGGGGATGCACTCCGCGATGCTTCCGGATATCGATCAGTCTGGTCGCCACCCGAATGGCACGAAACGCCGCGTCGGCCGCTGCATCCGGTTCGCCCACGAACGTGAGAACGGACCGGTGATGATCCGGATCCATCGTCCAGTCCAACAACATCACGCCTGGCACCGATTGCACGGCCCGGATCAAGGCGTGGACGGTCGTCCGGTTCCGTCCCTCGCTGAAGTTCGGCACGCAGGTGACCAGATGGTCCACAGCCTGTCCTTTGTCCAATAAAAAAGCCGGAGGATGAGGATCATGCCTCCGGCTTCATATGCCCGTGGTGGAGGTGTTACTTGGTCTTCTTCACAAATGCTTTGTAGATGCGCCCGGACTGGGCCTGTTCCTCTTCGAGCCCCAGCATCTGATGTCCCGTCGTATCGCACCAGGCCGGCATGTCTTTTTTGATACCCTCATCGTCGGAGACGACCTCGAGGACTTGTCCCAGAGCCAATTCCTTGATTTTTTTCGACGTCATAATGATCGGCATGGGACAAAAATACCCCAGCGTATCGAGCGTCACATCAGCGGTGATCATGGTACCCCCGTCACGCATGACGGCGTGAATATCGCCCGTCAAATGAAGAGATTGACGCTACCGTGCTTCGCCTCGGCCAAATACGTCGTGACACCCGCGAATTGGTCTACGCCGTCGATCAGGGTATCCTTCGTGATACCCATGAGTCCCATCGTGGTCGTGCATGCGATGAACCGGACTCCGAGGTCCATCGCCGTGGCCATCAATTCAGGCACACCCGGCATCCGGCTCTGCTTCATCACCCTGTGCATCATTCCTGTTCCGATTCCTCCGAAATGGAAGCGGGACAGCGGAAGGGTCTCGGCGCCGCCTTTGTTCAACAATCCGAACATGCGTCGAAGCCAGTCCTTGGCGGAACTCGTCGCACCTTTCCGGCGGATGGCGTTCAATCCCCAGAAGGTGAAGAATATCGTGACCTGCATTCCCATTGCCGCCGCCCCGGTTGCGATGATGAACGCCGCCATTGCGCGGTCGAGATCGCCGCTCAACAGCACGATCGTCACGCGGTCAGGCTTCGAAGCCTGCAGATCGGACAAGTTGACCGCGGGGTCCAGTTGCGTCGTCGTCATGGAGTTTCGTCGTTACGTCCAGAAAATGCCAAATTTACGAAGGATTTTTGACTATAGTCTCCGCGACTTTTTCTTGTCAAGAAACGGGGGCCCTTACGAGCACAGCGGCGTATGGCGGCGCGGAGTGGCATCGTGCCGCATGAGTGATGCGTACGAAGCGCCGCGAGCCGAGCGCCCTTGCGGCATTGCTTGACCTTCGGAAACTCGCTCGTTATAGTCCTATGCAGGTCGCACGCGGCTCCCGGCGTGGCATTAGCGCCCATCCTCCCCACTCATAATGAACTCAGACTCGATCGTACAACCAAGACCAGCCAAGAGTGCGCCGCTTTTCGGATTTTGGTATCCCGCCTGCCGCAGTTCCGAACTCGGACCCGGCATGCTGAAAGGTACCATTCTACTCGGCCTGCCCATCGTCGTATGCAAAACGGATCACGGTGTCGTGGCCGCCATGCGCGATATTTGCCCCCACCGGGGCATGCCGTTGTCGTTCGGGCGGATGCGGGGCGATTGCGTGGAGTGCGCCTACCACGGATGGCAGTTCGACCCGAAGGGTCGATGTCGGACGATTCCTGCGCTGGTCCAGGATTCCCCCGTTCAAACGGACAAGATCGGTGTCACGAACTACCCGTGCCGGGAACGGGACGGATATG from Nitrospira japonica harbors:
- a CDS encoding endonuclease III domain-containing protein; protein product: MRQDQIHEAIALVRREVRQWQEPVVGVVARESDRDPFRILISCLLSLRTKDKTTGEASGRLFALAHTPAAMLSLPLAKIQQAIYPVGFYRTKAKSIRLICRRLIDVYGGTVPDSIDELLTLSGVGRKTANLVVTVGYRKPGICVDIHVHRIANRWGYVKTRTPEETEQALRHKLPKPYWITLNDLLVPYGQNLCQPMSPFCSRCKLTDYCDRTGVTKSR
- the rpsU gene encoding 30S ribosomal protein S21 codes for the protein MEIKVFNNNVEKALKVAKKKLAGEGLFRELKRRRYYEKPSVRKKAKQREAQRRRQKWLSKRKPE
- the ftcD gene encoding glutamate formimidoyltransferase; the protein is MDHLVTCVPNFSEGRNRTTVHALIRAVQSVPGVMLLDWTMDPDHHRSVLTFVGEPDAAADAAFRAIRVATRLIDIRKHRGVHPRIGATDVVPFVPAKGVTAHDCVRLARRLGERVGRQLEIPVFLYEQAAAGPDRAPLESVRRGGLEGLARRMRSDRRWRPDFGPATLHRTAGAVVIGARPPLIAFNVNLQSGDLEVSRSIARTIRESNGGMSHVKAIGVELSSRGMVQVAMNLTDYRVTPVHAVFEAVQALASLHGVAVADSEIVGLVPQAALVDAAADALRLESFDRSLILEKKIESALEASQGSVTIARHQPARDLRALSVGQLLDAIAAATPSPAGASVSALVASCAVSLGIMGARLSRRRGETARLASIAERLGRLAQADGVAYGEYLEASRLPASDSRRPARLAQALHRATQIPLQIAELTGRAGKWLYIGRQHVKQRVQADSTVGIILCLAAAEASLHIAGENIKHQINRMFIGQIEAAMRRTAICLEELRRLCYTPPPDRSVIKEKSAQARPEKAQKRREWKSRSSITTLKRPSRSPRRSSQVKGFSGN
- a CDS encoding sulfurtransferase TusA family protein, giving the protein MITADVTLDTLGYFCPMPIIMTSKKIKELALGQVLEVVSDDEGIKKDMPAWCDTTGHQMLGLEEEQAQSGRIYKAFVKKTK
- a CDS encoding DsrE/DsrF/DrsH-like family protein; protein product: MTTTQLDPAVNLSDLQASKPDRVTIVLLSGDLDRAMAAFIIATGAAAMGMQVTIFFTFWGLNAIRRKGATSSAKDWLRRMFGLLNKGGAETLPLSRFHFGGIGTGMMHRVMKQSRMPGVPELMATAMDLGVRFIACTTTMGLMGITKDTLIDGVDQFAGVTTYLAEAKHGSVNLFI